The following proteins are encoded in a genomic region of Coffea eugenioides isolate CCC68of chromosome 6, Ceug_1.0, whole genome shotgun sequence:
- the LOC113774926 gene encoding tankyrase-1 has protein sequence MAVAGRRNGMEDEEEGEEGILFDEQLEFLGDVSDSDTPPHLRDLATAAERGNVEDLRLALDNFIGSIDEPVEDGDTALHLTCLYGHLPCVQLLLERGANLEVKDEDGALPLHDACAGGYTDIVQLLLNSGNSPECVKRMLESVDLDGDTPLHHAARGEHMEAIRLLLASGASPNRENVYGKTPRELAEPDTEARRILEEAASAMAGH, from the exons atggcgGTAGCAGGAAGGCGGAACGgcatggaggatgaagaagaaggagaagagggAATACTTTTTGACGAACAGCTCGAGTTCCTGGGAGACGTCTCCGACTCCGACACCCCGCCTCACCTCCGTGACCTAGCCACGGCGGCGGAGCGTGGCAACGTCGAGGACCTCCGCTTGGCCCTAG ATAATTTCATTGGAAGTATTGATGAACCTGTGGAGGATGGGGATACTGCCCTTCATCTTACCTGTTTGTATGGCCATTTACCTTGTGTCCAG CTCTTGTTGGAGAGAGGAGCTAACTTGGAGGTGAAGGACGAAGATGGAGCACTTCCCCTTCATGATGCTTGTGCAGGAG GATATACAGATATAGTCCAGCTTCTACTCAACAGTGGTAATAGTCCGGAATGTGTTAAGAGAATGCTGGAATCTGTTGACCTGGATGGTGATACG CCCCTTCATCATGCTGCCAGAGGTGAGCACATGGAGGCTATTAGGTTGTTGCTGGCCTCTGGGGCGTCTCCTAATAGGGAAAATGTCTATGGAAAG ACTCCACGTGAACTTGCTGAACCCGACACGGAAGCTAGGAGAATTTTGGAAGAGGCTGCCAGTGCCATGGCTGGCCATTAG
- the LOC113775953 gene encoding zinc finger protein ZAT5-like: MEVHQEEIILGSKHMIFKGKRTKRQRTVPQPPFLLTMATTTSSSCSTGTPGGDSFTAFNRVTTSPSNSGELTQTSVVGVDQEEDMANCLILLAQGRARKSTQPTTHPPMPSTSTAKSSSAVHDVYQCKTCNRSFPSFQALGGHRASHKKPKPTDLEGKSPPPLSLGAHQESTVGLIRDEDTTLSLQIPSGRKDPIIAGDVNKSRVHECSICGAEFSSGQALGGHMRRHRPLPTLTGTSSNDEEGSREFAVKKPRALLSLDLNLPAAPDQPEDDYSTESKYPFASAKQQVIVFSASPHPLVDCHY, translated from the coding sequence ATGGAAGTTCATCAAGAAGAAATTATCTTGGGGTCGAAGCATATGATCTTCAAAGGAAAGCGAACCAAGCGACAAAGAACCGTGCCTCAACCACCCTTCCTCTTAACCATGGCCACGACAACAAGCTCGTCCTGTAGCACTGGTACTCCTGGCGGTGACTCGTTTACCGCTTTCAATCGCGTCACCACCTCGCCTTCAAATTCTGGTGAATTGACACAGACCTCCGTAGTAGGTGTAGATCAAGAAGAAGACATGGCCAATTGCTTAATTCTTCTAGCCCAAGGCCGTGCCCGGAAATCAACGCAACCCACTACTCATCCTCCCATGCCTAGTACTAGCACTGCAAAGTCATCTTCCGCGGTCCATGATGTCTACCAGTGCAAGACATGCAACCGTAGTTTCCCTTCTTTTCAAGCGCTTGGCGGCCACAGGGCAAGTCACAAGAAGCCCAAGCCAACTGATCTCGAAGGCAAATCCCCTCCTCCTTTGTCCTTAGGAGCACATCAAGAATCTACTGTTGGATTGATCAGGGATGAAGATACGACCTTGTCGCTTCAGATTCCAAGCGGCCGAAAAGACCCCATCATTGCCGGTGATGTCAATAAGTCTAGGGTTCACGAGTGTTCGATATGTGGTGCTGAGTTCAGCTCTGGCCAAGCCTTAGGGGGTCACATGAGGCGACACAGACCCCTGCCGACGCTAACTGGCACCAGCAGTAACGACGAGGAGGGTTCTCGAGAATTTGCAGTCAAGAAGCCAAGAGCCCTCCTGTCTTTAGACCTGAATCTTCCGGCTGCCCCAGACCAACCTGAAGATGATTACAGCACAGAATCCAAATACCCCTTTGCATCCGCTAAGCAACAAGTTATTGTCTTCTCCGCATCTCCTCATCCCTTGGTCGATTGCCATTACTAA
- the LOC113773450 gene encoding aquaporin TIP1-1-like yields the protein MTIYKSNGNCMRMRCGEQCRSIGGPQEAAHPDALKAALAEFISTLIFVFAGEGSGMAFSKLTNNAANTPSGLIAAAIAYAFALFVAVPVSANISGGHVNPAVTFGAFVGCNITLLRGILYWIAQLLGSVVACLLLKLATGGLETAAFSLSAGVGVWNALVLETVMTFGLVYTVYATAVDPKRGRLGTIAPMASGFIVGANILVSGAFRGASRNPAVSFGPAVVSWTWENHWVYWAGPLIGGGLAGVVYELFFIPQSHEELPTTDN from the exons ATGACTATATATAAAAGCAACGGGAACTGCATGAGAATGAGATGTGGAGAGCA ATGCCGATCAATCGGAGGGCCCCAGGAGGCCGCTCACCCAGACGCTCTCAAGGCAGCGCTGGCCGAGTTCATTTCTACCCTAATCTTTGTGTTTGCAGGTGAAGGGTCAGGCATGGCCTTTAGCAAGCTGACCAACAATGCAGCCAATACCCCTTCCGGCCTCATTGCTGCCGCTATAGCTTACGCCTTCGCACTGTTCGTGGCTGTTCCAGTCAGCGCCAACATCTCCGGCGGCCATGTTAACCCTGCCGTCACCTTTGGTGCCTTTGTTGGCTGTAACATTACCCTTCTCCGTGGTATCCTGTACTGGATTGCTCAGTTGCTTGGCTCCGTCGTGGCTTGCTTGCTTCTTAAGCTCGCCACCGGTGGCTTG GAAACTGCTGCATTTTCTTTGTCCGCCGGAGTTGGCGTGTGGAACGCATTAGTATTGGAGACTGTGATGACATTTGGACTGGTGTACACCGTGTACGCCACCGCAGTGGATCCAAAGAGGGGCAGATTGGGAACCATAGCCCCCATGGCTAGTGGTTTCATCGTGGGTGCCAATATCTTGGTTAGTGGGGCCTTTCGTGGTGCGTCAAGGAACCCAGCAGTGTCTTTCGGCCCCGCAGTGGTCAGCTGGACCTGGGAGAACCACTGGGTCTACTGGGCCGGTCCACTCATAGGTGGTGGCCTTGCTGGAGTCGTCTATGAGCTCTTCTTTATCCCCCAGTCCCACGAGGAGTTGCCAACAACTGACAATTGA
- the LOC113772856 gene encoding E3 ubiquitin-protein ligase RZFP34-like has product MESSGSKHQSISHSSRTDESLMEMASGHYGCSHYKRRCKIRAPCCDEIFDCRHCHDELKNSIEVDPLRRHDIPRHEIKRVICSLCNTEQDVQQKCVKCGICMGEYFCSICNFFDDDVSKNQYHCDRCGICRTGGKENFFHCNGCGCCYSNLLKDSHTCIERAMHHNCPVCFEYLFDTTKDITVLFCGHTIHLDCVKEMERHFKYSCPVCSKSYCDMSRVWEKLDQEVASTAMPQIYRDKMVWILCNDCGETSEVNFHIVAHKCLKCSSYNTRQTRGGPASCSSRI; this is encoded by the exons ATGGAGAGTAGTGGATCGAAGCATCAGAGCATTTCTCATTCGTCTCGCACTGACGAGTCCTTAATGGAGATGGCTTCTGGACACTACGG GTGCTCACACTACAAAAGGAGATGTAAGATAAGAGCACCTTGCTGTGATGAGATTTTTGACTGTAGGCATTGCCACGACGAATTAAAG AATTCCATTGAAGTTGATCCTTTGAGAAGGCATGATATTCCTCGCCATGAGATTAAAAGG gtCATTTGCTCATTGTGCAATACAGAACAAGAT GTTCAACAAAAATGTGTCAAGTGTGGAATTTGTATGGGAGAGTACTTTTGCTCAATATGCAACTTCTTTGATGACGAT GTCTCAAAGAATCAATACCACTGTGATAGATGTGGAATCTGCAG GACTGGAGGTAAAGAGAACTTCTTTCATTGCAATGGATGTG GGTGTTGCTATTCGAATTTGTTAAAGGATTCACATACTTGCATAGAACGAGCAATGCACCACAACTGCCCTGTTTGCTTCGAG TACCTTTTTGATACCACAAAAGACATTACAGTCCTGTTTTGTGGTCACACTATACATCTTGATTGTGTGAAAGAGATGGAAAGACATTTCAA GTACTCATGTCCTGTTTGCTCAAAATCATATTGCGATATGTCTCGTGTGTGGGAAAAGCTTGATCAGGAG GTTGCTTCTACAGCGATGCCTCAAATTTATCGGGATAAGATg GTTTGGATACTTTGCAATGACTGTGGGGAAACGTCTGAGGTGAACTTCCACATTGTGGCACACAAGTGTCTGAAATGCAGCTCATATAATACGAGGCAGACAAGAGGAGGACCGGCTTCGTGCTCCTCAAGGATCTAA
- the LOC113772857 gene encoding alpha carbonic anhydrase 7-like, producing MKNQNNTTASFLGSVIVLLLVVTSILLLFGATSTKAQEVEDEREFDYAEGSKKGPKRWGKLKKEWAACSNGAFQSPIDMSNERVHLISKPERPIYKPTNATIKNRGHDISLQWGGDAGSIAINGTVYPLRQAHWHSPSEHTIRGRRYDLELHMVHLSTDPNLKNKIAVIGVLYKIGKPDKFLSKLTSYISTMIDEKDEQRSLDVVDPRQIKMHSKRYYRYMGSLTVPPCTEGVTWTINRKVRTVSRDQVKLLREAVHDYAERNARPIQQQNGRDIYLYGPAS from the exons ATGAAGAACCAAAATAACACTACTGCTTCCTTTCTTGGTTCGGTAATTGTTTTGCTACTAGTAGTAACATCTATTCTTCTTCTATTTGGTGCAACATCAACCAAAGCTCAAGAAGTTG AGGATGAGAGAGAATTTGATTACGCGGAAGGAAGCAAGAAGGGTCCAAAACGGTGGGGGAAGCTAAAGAAAGAATGGGCAGCATGTAGTAATGGAGCCTTCCAATCTCCGATAGATATGTCAAACGAGAGGGTTCATTTGATTTCGAAACCGGAGAGGCCCATATACAAGCCCACCAATGCAACCATAAAAAACAGAGGCCACGACATCTCA CTTCAATGGGGAGGTGATGCAGGATCGATTGCCATCAACGGCACCGTGTACCCTCTCAGACAAGCCCACTGGCACTCTCCCTCTGAGCACACCATTCGAGGCAGAAG GTATGACTTGGAGTTACATATGGTTCACCTAAGCACCGACccgaatttgaaaaacaagatTGCCGTTATCGGTGTCCTCTACAAGATTGGCAAGCCAGATAAATTTCTGTCCAAG TTAACGAGCTACATCTCGACTATGATCGATGAGAAGGATGAGCAGAGAAGCTTGGACGTTGTTGATCCAAGACAAATTAAGATGCACAGTAAAAGGTACTACAGGTACATGGGCTCGCTCACCGTCCCTCCATGCACAGAAGGCGTTACTTGGACCATCAATAGAAAG GTGAGGACTGTTTCGAGGGACCAAGTGAAGTTGCTCCGAGAAGCTGTACACGAT TATGCAGAAAGAAATGCAAGGCCCATTCAACAACAAAACGGAAGAGACATCTATCTTTATGGCCCAGCATCATAA